From the genome of Bordetella sp. H567, one region includes:
- a CDS encoding PQQ-dependent sugar dehydrogenase, which yields MQLARITLTGIAAALAATLSMAAVPARAMAETNAGRIKPRDDKPFVAVPVATFDEPWAIAFLPDGRMLITEKPGRMYLVDPRGRKTPVAGVPKVAYGGQNGLLDVAVAPDQAATHAIYFTYMEPGPGGSSLALARATLDTAGGSAALRDLRVLWRQAPKGSGGQPGGIIAFAPDGRHLFLTSGDRMRPDTAQDPDQALGKVLRLNLDGSTPPDNPWSSQGGVRAQTWTTGHRNPYGLAFAPDGRLWMDEMGPKGGDELNLIVRGRNYGWPIVSNGDNYNGTPIPRHATHPEFEAPVIYWTPVIAPAGLAFYTGSLFPQWQGSAFIGGLRARALARITFDDHGGATEADLWDMGNRIRDVAVAPDGALWVIEDGGDGRLLRLTPRKP from the coding sequence ATGCAGCTTGCTCGTATCACCCTCACTGGAATCGCTGCTGCCCTGGCCGCCACGCTAAGCATGGCAGCCGTGCCGGCCCGAGCCATGGCTGAAACCAATGCCGGCCGGATCAAGCCCCGCGACGACAAGCCTTTCGTCGCTGTGCCGGTCGCCACCTTCGACGAACCGTGGGCCATCGCCTTCCTGCCTGACGGGCGCATGCTGATTACCGAAAAGCCGGGGCGGATGTACCTGGTCGATCCCCGCGGCCGCAAGACCCCGGTCGCAGGGGTACCCAAGGTGGCCTATGGCGGCCAGAACGGGTTGCTGGATGTGGCGGTCGCGCCGGACCAGGCAGCCACGCACGCAATCTACTTCACCTATATGGAACCAGGCCCGGGCGGCAGCAGCCTGGCACTGGCCCGGGCGACGCTGGACACGGCCGGCGGCTCTGCCGCCCTTCGGGATCTGCGCGTCCTCTGGCGGCAGGCACCTAAAGGGTCCGGCGGCCAGCCCGGCGGCATCATCGCCTTCGCACCCGATGGCCGTCATCTCTTCCTGACATCGGGAGACCGCATGCGGCCCGATACGGCCCAGGATCCCGATCAGGCGCTGGGCAAGGTGCTGCGGCTGAACCTGGACGGCAGCACGCCGCCGGACAATCCCTGGTCCTCCCAGGGCGGCGTCAGAGCGCAGACCTGGACGACCGGCCACCGCAATCCCTATGGCTTGGCCTTCGCACCGGACGGCCGCCTGTGGATGGATGAAATGGGTCCCAAGGGCGGCGATGAACTGAACCTGATCGTCCGCGGCCGCAATTACGGCTGGCCCATCGTGTCGAACGGCGACAACTATAACGGCACGCCCATCCCGCGCCACGCAACGCATCCCGAATTCGAAGCGCCGGTGATCTATTGGACGCCGGTTATCGCGCCCGCCGGGTTGGCCTTCTATACAGGCTCCCTGTTCCCGCAATGGCAAGGATCTGCCTTCATCGGCGGCCTGCGGGCACGGGCGCTGGCGCGCATCACGTTCGACGACCACGGCGGTGCGACGGAGGCCGACCTGTGGGATATGGGCAACCGCATCCGCGACGTGGCGGTGGCGCCGGACGGCGCGCTATGGGTGATCGAGGACGGTGGCGATGGTCGCTTGCTTCGCTTGACGCCACGAAAACCGTAG
- a CDS encoding winged helix-turn-helix transcriptional regulator produces the protein MKRKCLHASPCPIARALDCIGDWWTLLILRDAAKGIGRFNAIQKNLKIPRNILTTRLRMLVQRGILSIAPASDGSAYREYVLTDRGRDLVPVLLALGQWGERHATPMEADEDEEAELLAY, from the coding sequence ATGAAAAGAAAGTGTCTTCACGCCTCACCCTGCCCCATCGCCCGGGCACTGGATTGCATCGGCGACTGGTGGACATTGCTGATCCTGCGCGACGCCGCCAAGGGAATCGGCCGCTTCAACGCCATCCAGAAAAACCTCAAGATTCCGCGCAACATCCTGACCACGCGGCTGCGCATGCTGGTCCAGCGCGGCATCCTTTCGATCGCGCCCGCCTCCGACGGCAGCGCCTACCGGGAGTATGTCCTAACCGATCGCGGTCGTGACCTGGTTCCCGTCCTGCTGGCGCTGGGGCAATGGGGGGAGCGGCATGCGACGCCCATGGAAGCAGACGAGGACGAGGAGGCCGAGCTGCTGGCGTACTGA
- a CDS encoding FMN-binding negative transcriptional regulator, giving the protein MYVPPAFREEDLSTIHRAMREARLIQLVTAGPDGLMATPLPMLLAADEGEQGVLYGHMARANPHWRAAITGEALAIFMGPDAYVSPSWYASKARDGKVVPTWNYLAVHAYGPVEFFDDAQRLLQVVSGLTDRQEAARDEPWSVSDAPPDYVASMLRGIVGIRLPIARIDAKRKMSQNRSTEDRAGVMAGLAASEDPMDRAAAALIPK; this is encoded by the coding sequence ATGTACGTACCGCCGGCCTTTCGCGAAGAAGATTTGTCCACCATCCATCGCGCCATGCGGGAAGCGCGGCTGATCCAGCTGGTAACGGCCGGGCCGGACGGCTTGATGGCAACGCCCTTGCCCATGCTGCTGGCGGCGGACGAAGGCGAGCAGGGCGTGCTGTACGGTCACATGGCGCGGGCCAATCCACATTGGCGCGCGGCGATAACAGGCGAGGCACTGGCCATCTTCATGGGCCCCGATGCCTATGTCTCGCCGTCCTGGTATGCCAGCAAAGCACGCGACGGCAAGGTGGTGCCCACCTGGAACTACCTGGCGGTCCATGCATATGGGCCGGTGGAATTCTTCGACGATGCGCAGCGCTTGCTGCAGGTGGTTTCCGGCCTGACCGATCGCCAGGAAGCCGCCCGCGACGAACCGTGGTCCGTGTCGGATGCACCGCCCGATTACGTCGCCTCGATGCTGCGCGGCATCGTCGGGATAAGGCTGCCCATCGCCCGCATCGACGCCAAGCGCAAGATGAGCCAGAACCGCAGCACGGAGGACCGCGCCGGCGTGATGGCCGGGCTGGCGGCCAGCGAGGATCCCATGGACCGCGCTGCCGCCGCGCTGATCCCCAAATAA
- a CDS encoding DUF2784 domain-containing protein, whose protein sequence is MMYRILADAVLIAHMLFVAWVVFGGLSVFWKRWLAWVHLPALAWGVAVAGMGWICPLTPLENALRVQADQTPYGGDFIHHYLTALIYPPGLNRVTQTLLAVLLLAGNAIVYALLYRRRRRKAG, encoded by the coding sequence ATGATGTATCGCATTCTGGCCGACGCTGTCCTGATCGCGCATATGCTGTTCGTGGCCTGGGTGGTTTTCGGCGGCCTGTCCGTCTTCTGGAAGCGGTGGCTGGCCTGGGTTCATCTACCCGCGCTCGCCTGGGGCGTGGCCGTGGCCGGCATGGGATGGATCTGCCCGCTGACCCCGCTGGAAAATGCGCTGCGAGTCCAGGCGGACCAAACACCCTACGGCGGCGATTTTATCCATCACTACCTGACGGCGCTCATCTATCCGCCCGGATTGAACCGCGTGACGCAGACGCTGCTGGCCGTCCTGCTGCTGGCGGGCAACGCCATCGTTTATGCATTGCTGTACAGACGCCGACGGCGCAAAGCAGGGTGA
- a CDS encoding response regulator: MAKIMVVDDEATLARVVHEALSGAGHTVYVENDGLKALTRMLEIQPDLVVSDVMMPGMGGASLLTAMRDNAYLEEVPVIVMSGMPEESVVNACPRYTAFIAKPFDLSAIVDMVNRVLGTSH; the protein is encoded by the coding sequence ATGGCAAAAATCATGGTGGTGGACGACGAGGCCACCCTGGCGAGAGTGGTTCACGAGGCCCTCAGTGGTGCCGGCCATACGGTATATGTAGAGAACGACGGCCTGAAGGCCCTGACACGGATGCTGGAAATCCAACCGGACCTTGTCGTGTCCGATGTCATGATGCCCGGCATGGGCGGAGCCTCGCTGCTGACGGCTATGCGCGACAACGCCTACCTGGAGGAGGTGCCCGTCATCGTCATGAGCGGCATGCCGGAAGAATCCGTCGTCAATGCCTGCCCCCGCTATACCGCCTTCATCGCCAAGCCCTTCGACCTGTCCGCCATCGTGGATATGGTGAACCGCGTTCTGGGAACCTCGCACTAG
- a CDS encoding mechanosensitive ion channel domain-containing protein translates to MRISEILRAGLAFAAFSLFLHGAAEAQHGVPPPSAAVRPAVTPAEARHTADILRDDAKRAALIQTLDTIAAAAPAGPAPAATTAGGQGSSATPASLAPTGAVPSAAPQASPAPEEKSSIVPLESDGLMARMLRSLDQWMDNFAAQMREAAQAAKQIPALLTHSRAVATDAGQRLLALLALSLAAAFAAGLVLEWVLHRALRRPRRALEEHANRQAMRRPTTSAPPATPAATPADPASDTAQAGLAPPSEGVAVIQTQRDGVDHVETIPVGKQNAAGSIPVSAPPPSPDPDAARTREARNQSWQQNSRHHWRTLRNMPYAIGALMLQVLPIALFFLGASLTLRYVASDHPHVRQAITGFIAAYVVLRLTMAVVRLLVSPAGQGLRLLDISPATAHVLLIWTRWIAGLALFGMAIADTIPLLGTAPGLRMAFLKAVSLLVHLSAVVLVLKLRRPIRQAVRGAPDASGPLAAARSWLAEAWAAIAIVLIMGVWVVWALGVEDGFPKLIHFVLISAAVLVVARLLAILILGSLGRLFSTGPDAGHGDDATAARGSARLSDRYYPWTRGLVSVVLTLCTIVVLFESWGIDALGWFASGSLGRSLASAALTIVIAIIIAILVWEAVQYAVERRLARWTRQGDVVRAARLRTLLPMLRTALFIVVALIVGLTALNEIGINTTPLLAGASIVGVALGFGSQKLVQDFITGIFLLMENAMRVGDWVTVAGVSGSVEYLSIRTVRLRGGDGALYIVPFSSVSTVSNSNRGIGNAAVRISVAYDTDIDMVVRELKQIGASLREDPNFKDQILNDLEVWGVDSVDGSMVTLVGQMRCSDKGRWGVQREINRRILERFRELGIEIANPRASLLLPPDASPLVAPANETEAASAHGPARAGNGAGQRRTS, encoded by the coding sequence ATGCGCATAAGCGAAATTCTCCGTGCAGGCTTGGCCTTTGCCGCTTTTTCACTCTTTCTGCATGGCGCCGCCGAGGCGCAGCACGGGGTCCCTCCGCCATCGGCGGCGGTCAGGCCGGCTGTCACACCGGCCGAGGCCCGGCATACCGCCGATATCCTGCGGGACGATGCCAAGCGCGCGGCACTGATCCAAACGCTGGACACCATCGCCGCCGCCGCGCCGGCGGGACCGGCACCGGCGGCCACCACCGCCGGCGGACAGGGATCGTCGGCCACGCCCGCTTCCCTGGCGCCCACCGGCGCCGTTCCCTCGGCCGCCCCCCAAGCTTCCCCGGCGCCGGAGGAAAAATCGAGCATCGTGCCCTTGGAGAGCGACGGGCTGATGGCACGCATGCTTCGCAGCCTGGACCAGTGGATGGATAACTTCGCGGCGCAAATGCGTGAAGCAGCCCAGGCGGCAAAGCAAATTCCCGCCTTGCTCACACACTCACGCGCGGTCGCGACGGATGCGGGACAACGCCTGCTGGCCCTGCTGGCCTTGTCGCTGGCTGCCGCGTTCGCGGCGGGCCTGGTATTGGAGTGGGTGCTGCATCGCGCGCTGCGCCGTCCGCGCAGGGCGCTGGAAGAGCATGCCAATCGGCAGGCGATGCGGCGGCCCACGACGTCGGCACCCCCTGCAACACCGGCGGCCACGCCGGCGGATCCGGCTAGCGATACGGCCCAGGCCGGATTGGCGCCGCCGTCCGAAGGCGTTGCCGTGATCCAGACCCAGCGTGACGGCGTCGATCATGTCGAGACCATCCCGGTCGGCAAACAGAATGCGGCGGGGTCCATTCCTGTCTCGGCGCCCCCACCGTCGCCCGATCCCGACGCGGCGCGCACGCGTGAAGCACGCAATCAGTCATGGCAGCAGAACTCCCGTCACCACTGGCGTACCTTGCGCAACATGCCTTATGCGATCGGTGCGCTCATGCTGCAAGTGCTGCCCATCGCCTTGTTCTTCCTTGGCGCCAGCCTGACACTGCGCTACGTGGCCAGCGACCATCCGCACGTGCGCCAAGCCATCACCGGCTTTATCGCGGCCTACGTCGTGCTGCGGCTGACCATGGCGGTCGTGCGCCTGCTGGTCTCGCCCGCCGGCCAGGGCCTGCGCCTGCTGGACATCAGCCCGGCCACGGCCCACGTCCTGTTGATATGGACGCGCTGGATCGCCGGTCTGGCGTTGTTCGGCATGGCAATCGCCGACACGATTCCCCTGCTGGGCACCGCGCCTGGACTGCGGATGGCCTTCTTGAAAGCGGTGTCCCTGCTGGTCCACCTGAGCGCGGTCGTTCTCGTTTTGAAACTGCGCCGGCCCATACGCCAGGCCGTGCGCGGCGCCCCCGATGCGAGCGGGCCACTGGCCGCCGCGCGCAGCTGGCTGGCCGAGGCATGGGCCGCCATCGCCATCGTGCTGATCATGGGCGTCTGGGTGGTATGGGCCTTGGGCGTGGAGGACGGTTTTCCCAAGCTGATCCACTTCGTCCTGATATCGGCCGCGGTGCTCGTCGTCGCTCGCCTGCTGGCCATCCTGATCCTGGGTAGCCTGGGCCGGCTGTTCTCCACCGGCCCGGACGCCGGGCACGGCGATGACGCCACGGCCGCGCGCGGGTCCGCGCGGCTGTCGGACCGCTACTACCCCTGGACGCGCGGCCTGGTGTCGGTGGTCCTTACGCTATGCACGATCGTCGTGCTGTTCGAATCCTGGGGCATCGACGCGCTGGGCTGGTTCGCCAGCGGATCGCTGGGCCGCAGCCTGGCCTCCGCGGCGCTGACCATCGTCATTGCGATCATCATCGCCATTCTGGTCTGGGAAGCCGTGCAGTACGCGGTGGAGCGCCGACTGGCGCGCTGGACACGCCAGGGCGACGTCGTGCGGGCGGCGCGGCTGCGCACGCTGCTGCCCATGTTGCGCACCGCGCTATTCATCGTCGTGGCCTTGATCGTCGGCCTCACGGCCCTGAACGAAATCGGTATCAACACCACGCCACTGCTGGCTGGCGCCAGCATCGTCGGCGTGGCGCTGGGTTTCGGATCGCAGAAGCTGGTGCAGGACTTCATCACCGGCATTTTCCTGCTGATGGAAAACGCCATGCGGGTCGGCGATTGGGTGACCGTGGCCGGCGTGTCGGGCAGCGTCGAATACCTGTCCATACGCACCGTGCGGCTGCGCGGCGGCGATGGCGCGCTATACATCGTGCCCTTCAGCTCGGTATCCACCGTGAGCAACAGCAATCGCGGCATCGGCAACGCAGCCGTGCGCATCAGCGTCGCCTACGATACCGACATCGATATGGTCGTGCGGGAATTGAAGCAGATCGGCGCCTCGCTGCGCGAGGATCCGAACTTCAAGGATCAGATCTTGAACGACCTCGAAGTGTGGGGCGTGGATTCCGTCGACGGATCCATGGTGACCCTGGTGGGCCAGATGCGCTGCAGCGACAAGGGCCGCTGGGGCGTGCAGCGCGAGATCAACCGGCGCATCCTGGAGCGTTTTCGCGAACTGGGTATCGAGATCGCCAATCCGCGCGCCAGCCTGCTGCTGCCGCCCGACGCCTCGCCACTGGTCGCCCCGGCAAACGAGACGGAAGCGGCGTCCGCGCACGGCCCCGCCCGCGCGGGCAACGGTGCGGGACAGCGCCGTACAAGCTGA